GGCGAGGGCACGCATGAATCAGGTAGGAGCTATGCTCGGACGACTCTTTTCATCACGGATCGCCGACCGGCGCGATGTTGGGCTCTTCACGGTAGCCGGTCTTGTGCTGATTGCGTTCACGATAGTCTGGGCGCTATTCTTAGCCCAGCTCACCATTCCGATCATCGGCCAGAAGGTCTTTATGCTGCTGGTCGTGCTCGGCTTCTCGCTGCTGGCTGGCCTGGTGCCGTATCTTACCTGGGGCCGTGGCGAGCGCCGCCCAATCGCCAGCTTCATGGTGCGCGTAGGCCTGGCGATGCAGATCTTTGGGCTGCTAATCACGCCGATCGGGCTGCTCTACGAGACGAATCCGGTGATCTCGGTGCCGATTGGATTTGCCGCGTTTCTCACCGTCTTCTTCGGCGTGTTCGTCTCCGGCTTCGGCGGCAATATGCTTGCGCCGCCGCGCGCCTAGGCGGCATCGTGGACTCGGCCAGCACCTCCTCTTCAGCATATGAAGAGGGGGTTTTGTCTGCTCTGATGCTGCGCTCTGTCCACAGAGCCGAAGATGATCGACGATCTCTTAGAAAATCATTAAGCAGGATCGCCGGATAGTGCCGATTAACGTAGTAGAATGTTGGAGCTACAGATACCATCAACATGAGGAGGCTTCGTTTGCTTTTACGACGATTGTGGCTGGCTGTTGCAGCGATTGCACTGCTGGCAGGCTGCGCCAGCACGCGCCCGCCGATCAATGCGATGAATCCGACGGCTGGGCCGGAAGATGCCGTCGCCAGGATTACGTTCCGTGATAATTCTGTTGTTTACATTTCACAGGCGACCCTCGATCAGTTTCGTAATCAGGTGTATGCCAGCCAGCAGGGTCCCGCGCCCGCTGAGCCGGTGCTCAACGAGCTGATCACGCGCCAACTGCTGCTGCGGCTGGCTCGCAACACCGATGTCGTGGCCGATCCCCAGAATGTCGATCGCACCTTTACCAACGTCCGCGACCGTCTCTGCGCCGAGCGGGTTGAGGGCCAGGTCGATGCCGGTGATCCGAACGCCGTGTGGGATGTGTGCGCCCAGACCTTTGGCTTTCCCGACGGTGCCGCGTTCCGTAACTTTATCTCCGAGGAGCTGACGATCGATCAGGTGGCGCGCAAGGAAGCGCCCAAAGATATGATCCGCGCGGCGCATATCCTGTTCGATGCAGCCGACTATATCAAGGCAGCGGAAACCTACCAGCGGTTGCAGCGGAGCGGCGGCGGCGATTTCACCGATCTTGCCAAAGAGCTATCGGTCGAGCCTGCGGCCAAGCAGAGCGGCGGTGAGCTGCCCGCGTTCAATGAGCAGGGCATTACCGAAGAGGGCCAGCCCTTCGATACCATCTTCGTCAGCAAAACCTATGAGCTGAAGCCGAAGTTTCTCGAAACGGGGCAGGCGATCAGCGAGCCGTTCGAGACGCAGTTTGGCTGGCATATCGTCAAGGTGCTTGAGCTGACGGCCTCGCAGCAGGCGTCGCAGGGCTTCCGCGATGCTATTCTGGAGCGTGCCCGCGACGCGCAGGTTGCCGATCTTCAGCAGCCCGATAGCGGCGAGATCCCGTTGCTCGGCGTGGCTGAGATCTTGAAGCCGCTGCCGTCGCCGGAGGTTGTGCCGACGATCGAGCCGGTGCCGGTGCCGGAGGAATCGCCCACGCCGGAGGCGACCAGCAGCGTGCCGGAGGAGGCAACCCCCGCGCCCGACGAGACAACGACGGCGACGCCCTAAGAGCTTAGGACAAAGAACTACGGAACAAAGAACAAAGAACCGGGTGCCCTCTGGGCAAAAGAACAGGTGAG
The DNA window shown above is from Herpetosiphonaceae bacterium and carries:
- a CDS encoding peptidylprolyl isomerase; this translates as MLLRRLWLAVAAIALLAGCASTRPPINAMNPTAGPEDAVARITFRDNSVVYISQATLDQFRNQVYASQQGPAPAEPVLNELITRQLLLRLARNTDVVADPQNVDRTFTNVRDRLCAERVEGQVDAGDPNAVWDVCAQTFGFPDGAAFRNFISEELTIDQVARKEAPKDMIRAAHILFDAADYIKAAETYQRLQRSGGGDFTDLAKELSVEPAAKQSGGELPAFNEQGITEEGQPFDTIFVSKTYELKPKFLETGQAISEPFETQFGWHIVKVLELTASQQASQGFRDAILERARDAQVADLQQPDSGEIPLLGVAEILKPLPSPEVVPTIEPVPVPEESPTPEATSSVPEEATPAPDETTTATP